A genomic region of Streptosporangium lutulentum contains the following coding sequences:
- a CDS encoding LLM class flavin-dependent oxidoreductase translates to MVLPLAEYPWKQPSYSEIRALALSAEESGFDSVWVFDHLLFRAAGEPTEGIWESWTILSALAEATERVTLGTLVLCTAFRNPAVLAKMAVTLDEVSQGRLILGLGSGWHEPEFEAFGVPFENRVSRFEESLHVITSLLRTGTLDFEGRHIRIRGGELRPRGVRDSGPPILVAAFQPRMLRLAARYADLWNTCWLGGPSTLGHWPERVNAACAEVGRDPASLGITVGVNVVPGDSPAGPPNDRPVLSGTSAQIAAGFHGYAAHGVSHLICNLNPHDATAQKALSAALHLYRDQ, encoded by the coding sequence GTGGTCCTACCGCTCGCGGAGTATCCCTGGAAACAACCTTCATATTCCGAGATTCGCGCGCTGGCGCTCTCGGCTGAGGAATCGGGTTTCGACTCGGTCTGGGTCTTCGACCACCTGCTGTTCCGTGCCGCCGGCGAACCGACCGAGGGCATCTGGGAGTCCTGGACGATCCTGTCCGCGCTCGCGGAGGCCACCGAACGGGTCACGCTGGGCACGCTGGTGCTCTGTACGGCGTTCCGCAATCCCGCGGTGCTGGCCAAGATGGCCGTGACGCTCGACGAGGTCAGCCAGGGCCGACTGATCCTCGGACTGGGCAGCGGGTGGCACGAGCCGGAGTTCGAGGCGTTCGGCGTCCCCTTCGAGAACCGGGTGTCACGCTTCGAGGAGTCGCTCCATGTGATCACCTCCCTGCTGCGTACGGGCACGCTCGACTTCGAGGGGCGGCACATTCGCATCCGGGGCGGTGAGTTGCGCCCGCGGGGCGTCCGCGACTCCGGTCCGCCGATCCTGGTGGCCGCGTTCCAGCCGAGGATGCTGCGCCTGGCCGCCCGTTACGCCGACCTGTGGAACACCTGCTGGCTGGGCGGGCCGTCGACCCTGGGACACTGGCCGGAGCGCGTGAACGCGGCCTGCGCCGAGGTGGGACGAGACCCGGCCTCGCTGGGCATCACCGTGGGCGTGAACGTCGTCCCCGGCGATTCGCCTGCCGGCCCACCCAATGATCGGCCGGTGCTGTCGGGGACGTCCGCGCAGATCGCGGCGGGGTTCCACGGGTACGCCGCACACGGGGTCAGCCATCTGATCTGCAATCTCAATCCGCATGACGCCACCGCCCAGAAGGCGTTGTCCGCGGCGCTTCACCTGTATCGCGACCAGTGA
- a CDS encoding winged helix-turn-helix transcriptional regulator, producing the protein MAGRTYGQFCGLSRALEIVGERWALLIVRDLLVGPRRFTDLRRGLPKIPTNILSSRLKELEHTGIVRRRVLPRPAASVVYELTEYGRELDDIVLRLGRWGARALGEPGPEDIVTPDSLIMALRSTFGAEAARGTRVGYELHVGEVVVHARVDDGVLDIGEGPLAGADLVLETGAEIRCLMTGELDPGEAVESGTVRVTGDPALLNRFTEIFRIAPAPAAVLR; encoded by the coding sequence ATGGCCGGTCGTACCTACGGGCAGTTCTGCGGGCTCTCCCGTGCTCTTGAGATCGTCGGCGAGCGCTGGGCGCTTCTCATCGTCCGAGATCTCCTCGTGGGACCCAGGCGGTTCACCGACCTGCGCCGTGGTCTGCCGAAGATCCCGACCAACATCCTCTCCAGCCGCCTCAAGGAGCTCGAACACACCGGAATCGTCCGCCGCCGCGTCCTGCCACGCCCGGCGGCCTCGGTCGTCTACGAGCTCACCGAGTACGGCCGCGAGCTCGACGACATCGTCCTCCGGCTCGGACGCTGGGGCGCGAGGGCACTGGGCGAGCCCGGGCCCGAGGACATCGTCACCCCCGACTCACTGATCATGGCCCTCCGCTCCACCTTCGGCGCCGAGGCGGCCCGAGGCACGCGGGTGGGCTACGAACTGCACGTCGGCGAGGTCGTCGTCCACGCGCGCGTCGACGACGGCGTCCTCGATATCGGGGAGGGGCCTCTGGCCGGGGCGGATCTCGTCCTGGAGACGGGGGCGGAGATCAGGTGCCTGATGACCGGAGAGCTCGACCCCGGCGAGGCCGTCGAGAGCGGCACCGTCCGTGTCACCGGAGACCCCGCGCTCCTGAATCGGTTCACCGAGATCTTCCGCATCGCTCCTGCTCCGGCGGCGGTTCTTCGCTGA
- a CDS encoding MFS transporter has protein sequence MFSRIMPFSGPSRTLALAQLANSVGDGAYYVCSALYFVRMVGLSPTRIGFGLTLGWAVGAVAGVPLGHLADRRGPRGTAVLLAVATGTAVGSFLFVRSFVPFVVVACLYASCQCGLAAVRQALLAELVDRARRTEIRSYLQATVNAGLAIGAALGGAALSADTEEAYLAVLAMDAVSFLLSALVLLRLPAVPPSPATAPGEPAPAVLRDRPYALVSLLNMITLLNMPLLSLVIPLWIVQRTEAPAWTVSALMVLNTLGVVFFQVRVARRVTDLTTASRSVRRAGMVMLVACAAFALSAAGSSAWVAGAVLLVAACLQVFGEMLQGSGAWEIGFDLAPPGRQGQYQGFFGTGAAIARMLGPLLLTTLIVTWGAPGWLLLGGLFLGAGLAMGPAVRWAERTRAARLAAPDRRTASPL, from the coding sequence ATGTTCAGCCGGATCATGCCGTTCTCCGGGCCGTCCCGGACTCTCGCCCTGGCGCAGTTGGCCAACTCCGTCGGCGACGGGGCGTACTACGTGTGCTCGGCGCTGTACTTCGTCCGGATGGTGGGGCTCTCCCCGACCCGGATCGGCTTCGGCCTGACCCTCGGCTGGGCCGTCGGGGCCGTGGCGGGGGTTCCGCTCGGGCATCTCGCCGACCGGCGGGGGCCCCGGGGAACGGCGGTGCTCCTGGCCGTCGCCACCGGTACGGCGGTCGGCTCGTTCCTGTTCGTCAGATCCTTCGTCCCGTTCGTCGTGGTCGCCTGCCTCTACGCGAGCTGCCAGTGCGGACTCGCCGCCGTCCGGCAGGCGTTGCTCGCGGAGCTCGTGGACAGGGCGCGGCGGACCGAGATCCGGTCCTACCTGCAGGCGACGGTGAACGCGGGACTGGCGATCGGCGCGGCACTCGGCGGGGCGGCACTGAGCGCCGACACGGAGGAGGCGTATCTGGCGGTCCTCGCGATGGACGCGGTGAGCTTCCTGCTGTCCGCCCTCGTGCTGCTCCGCCTTCCGGCGGTGCCCCCCTCTCCGGCCACCGCCCCCGGTGAGCCGGCGCCGGCGGTGCTCCGGGACAGGCCGTACGCGCTGGTCTCCCTCCTCAACATGATCACGCTGCTGAACATGCCTCTCCTCAGCCTGGTGATCCCCCTGTGGATCGTGCAGCGGACCGAGGCCCCGGCCTGGACGGTCTCGGCGCTCATGGTGCTCAACACCCTGGGCGTCGTGTTCTTCCAGGTGCGCGTGGCCCGGCGGGTGACGGACCTGACCACCGCCTCACGGTCCGTACGGCGGGCGGGCATGGTGATGCTCGTCGCGTGCGCGGCGTTCGCGCTGTCGGCGGCCGGATCCTCGGCCTGGGTCGCCGGAGCCGTCCTGCTCGTGGCCGCCTGCCTGCAGGTGTTCGGCGAGATGCTGCAGGGCTCCGGCGCCTGGGAGATCGGGTTCGACCTGGCCCCGCCCGGCAGGCAGGGCCAGTACCAGGGCTTCTTCGGCACGGGCGCGGCGATCGCGAGAATGCTCGGCCCCCTGCTGCTCACCACGTTGATCGTCACCTGGGGAGCACCGGGCTGGCTCCTGCTGGGCGGCCTGTTCCTGGGGGCCGGTCTCGCGATGGGGCCGGCCGTACGCTGGGCGGAACGGACCCGTGCCGCCCGGCTCGCCGCGCCGGACCGTCGCACCGCCTCCCCGTTGTGA
- the pdxR gene encoding MocR-like pyridoxine biosynthesis transcription factor PdxR, whose product MDFHVSLTGRGDLTARIYRQLLEAILDGRLRPGERLPPTRELAQRLDVSRTTVTVAYERLTAEGFLVGQVGAGTFVGTEPLNRTRPRKAPTGSGVRPRRLWRSIAAEPRLEPDSPGPGPLYDFRVGVPDARLFPLETWRRIVARELRPALMHSVVYNAPSGHPGLRESIARYVGVSRSVRANADDVLVTQGAQQALDVIGRVLIEPGGCVAVEEPGYRPARLLFQSLGARVVGVPVDAEGLDVSALPQHARLVYVTPSHQFPLGTPMSLGRRAALLEWAERRGAVVIEDDYDSEFRFEDRPLEPLQSLDRSGHVVYVGSFSKTMLPMLRLGFLVAPASLQPALRSAKQLTDWYSELPTQAALARFIDEGLLARHIRKATREYATRHERILTTLHRDFADWLEPVPSAAGLHLCARLAPGAEVDLDRVTAHAMEAGVMVENLATFCGEAPAQRGIVIGYGAIPPEMIEPGLRRLAESFRAAGGPRDARVHEERRHEHAP is encoded by the coding sequence GTGGATTTTCACGTGAGTCTCACGGGACGCGGCGATCTGACGGCCCGGATCTACCGGCAGCTGCTGGAGGCCATCCTCGACGGCCGCCTGCGGCCGGGAGAGCGCCTGCCTCCCACCCGTGAGCTGGCACAACGACTCGACGTCTCACGCACCACGGTGACCGTCGCCTACGAACGGCTCACCGCCGAGGGCTTCCTCGTCGGCCAGGTGGGCGCCGGCACCTTCGTGGGCACCGAGCCCCTCAATCGCACGCGCCCCCGCAAAGCGCCCACGGGCAGCGGCGTGCGCCCCCGCCGGCTCTGGCGGTCCATCGCCGCCGAGCCCCGGCTCGAACCGGACTCTCCGGGTCCCGGACCGCTCTACGACTTCAGGGTGGGTGTCCCCGACGCGCGGCTGTTCCCGCTCGAAACCTGGCGCAGGATCGTCGCCCGCGAGCTCCGCCCCGCGCTGATGCACTCCGTCGTCTACAACGCCCCCTCGGGCCACCCGGGGCTGAGGGAGTCCATCGCCCGCTACGTCGGGGTCTCCCGTTCGGTGCGCGCGAACGCCGACGACGTGCTCGTCACCCAGGGGGCCCAGCAGGCACTCGACGTCATCGGCCGCGTCCTGATCGAGCCGGGCGGTTGCGTGGCGGTGGAGGAACCCGGCTATCGCCCGGCGCGGCTGCTGTTCCAGTCGCTGGGCGCGCGGGTCGTCGGCGTCCCCGTCGACGCCGAGGGGCTGGACGTCTCCGCCCTCCCCCAGCACGCCCGTCTCGTCTACGTCACCCCCTCCCACCAGTTCCCGCTGGGGACGCCGATGTCTCTCGGGCGCCGCGCCGCGCTGCTCGAATGGGCCGAACGGCGCGGCGCCGTGGTGATCGAGGACGACTACGACAGCGAGTTCCGGTTCGAGGACCGCCCGCTCGAACCCCTCCAGAGCCTGGACCGCAGCGGCCACGTCGTCTACGTCGGGTCCTTCTCCAAGACGATGCTGCCCATGCTGAGGCTGGGCTTCCTGGTGGCGCCGGCCTCGCTGCAGCCCGCTCTGCGCAGCGCCAAGCAGCTCACCGACTGGTACAGCGAGCTTCCCACCCAGGCGGCGCTGGCACGGTTCATCGACGAGGGCCTGCTCGCGCGGCACATTCGCAAGGCGACGCGCGAGTACGCCACCCGCCACGAACGGATCCTCACGACGCTCCACCGGGACTTCGCCGACTGGCTGGAGCCGGTGCCCTCCGCCGCGGGCCTGCACCTGTGCGCCCGCCTGGCTCCGGGCGCGGAGGTCGACCTCGACCGCGTGACGGCTCACGCGATGGAGGCCGGAGTCATGGTCGAGAACCTCGCCACCTTCTGCGGTGAGGCCCCCGCACAAAGGGGAATCGTGATCGGCTACGGCGCGATCCCGCCGGAGATGATCGAGCCGGGTCTGCGGCGGCTCGCGGAGAGCTTCCGCGCCGCAGGGGGCCCGCGGGACGCGAGGGTCCACGAGGAACGGCGTCACGAGCACGCCCCCTGA
- a CDS encoding LysR family transcriptional regulator, with product MELQQMRYVVAVAETANFTRAAERCRVVQSALSHQIARLERELGARLFERTSRRVRLTPAGEAFLPAARQALDAAERARAEVAAASGELRGRLAIGTIPTVTAVDLPSALKSFHLLHPQVRITLRVGSSDELAAQVRQGTLDIAFLGLPPNVQPKGVRGRALARGELVAVVAPGHPLADETGVDLRRLSNEVFVDFPAGTAARAQSDEAFAAAGVSREVAFEVTNADLLARLVRLGLGIGMMPAAFVPELPGVHVVELRDPPTRVEHLIWSRLRPSPAAAAFLDALDIRADS from the coding sequence GTGGAGCTACAGCAGATGCGCTACGTGGTCGCGGTGGCGGAGACGGCGAACTTCACCCGTGCCGCCGAGCGTTGCCGGGTTGTCCAGTCCGCACTGAGCCACCAGATCGCCCGGTTGGAACGAGAACTGGGCGCCCGGCTCTTCGAGCGCACCAGCCGCCGGGTCAGGCTGACCCCCGCCGGCGAAGCGTTCCTGCCCGCTGCCCGGCAGGCTCTCGACGCCGCCGAACGGGCTCGCGCCGAGGTGGCGGCGGCCTCCGGGGAGCTTCGCGGCCGGCTCGCCATCGGCACCATCCCCACCGTCACGGCGGTCGACCTGCCGAGCGCGCTGAAGAGCTTTCACCTGCTCCATCCGCAGGTGCGGATCACGCTGCGCGTGGGGTCGAGCGACGAGCTGGCCGCACAGGTACGGCAGGGCACCCTGGACATCGCCTTCCTCGGGCTGCCGCCGAACGTACAGCCGAAGGGCGTCCGCGGACGCGCCCTGGCGCGGGGTGAGCTGGTCGCGGTGGTGGCGCCCGGCCACCCGCTGGCCGACGAGACCGGCGTGGATCTGCGCCGGCTGTCGAACGAGGTGTTCGTCGACTTTCCCGCCGGTACGGCCGCGCGCGCTCAGTCGGATGAGGCGTTCGCCGCCGCCGGCGTCAGCCGTGAGGTCGCCTTCGAGGTGACGAACGCGGACCTCCTGGCGCGGCTGGTCCGGCTGGGCCTGGGTATCGGCATGATGCCCGCCGCCTTCGTGCCGGAGCTCCCCGGCGTGCACGTCGTCGAGCTCCGTGATCCGCCCACCCGGGTGGAGCACCTGATCTGGAGCCGCCTGCGCCCCTCACCGGCCGCCGCCGCGTTTCTGGACGCCCTGGACATACGGGCAGACTCGTGA
- a CDS encoding MFS transporter: MTNVSATPRRTTRHEPTEAPDGGAPLSRGLLLLMAAATGLSVANNYFAQPLLDLLGRELQLSTTMAGMIVTAAQVGYGLGLILLVPLGDLVERRRLAVVLYAATAVFLLVSATAPNGALLLAGTVLTAFTSVAAQVVVPYAATLAAPGQRGRVIGTVMTGLMLGALLSRTVSGGLAELGGWRTVYWVSAILVAGVTVLLWRFLPPLHTPVGLSYPELLRSTIALFRHEPVLRWRAGIAALSLASFNVLWTAVSVLGGLLACGTFVLWVLERRGTRGS; encoded by the coding sequence ATGACGAACGTGTCAGCCACTCCGCGCCGTACGACGCGCCACGAACCCACCGAGGCGCCGGACGGCGGCGCGCCGCTGAGCCGCGGGCTGCTGCTCCTGATGGCCGCGGCCACGGGACTTTCGGTTGCGAACAACTACTTCGCCCAGCCGCTGCTGGACCTGCTCGGCCGGGAGCTACAGCTCAGCACCACGATGGCCGGAATGATCGTGACGGCCGCGCAGGTCGGTTACGGGCTGGGCCTGATTCTGCTCGTGCCGCTCGGCGACCTGGTGGAGCGCCGCAGGCTCGCCGTCGTGTTGTACGCGGCGACCGCGGTGTTCCTGCTGGTCTCGGCGACCGCGCCCAACGGAGCCCTGCTGCTGGCCGGAACCGTGCTCACCGCGTTCACCTCGGTGGCGGCCCAGGTCGTGGTGCCGTACGCCGCCACGCTCGCGGCGCCGGGGCAGCGCGGCCGGGTGATCGGCACGGTGATGACCGGCCTGATGCTGGGTGCGTTGCTGTCCCGTACGGTCTCGGGAGGGCTCGCCGAACTCGGCGGCTGGCGGACGGTCTACTGGGTGAGCGCGATCCTCGTCGCCGGGGTGACCGTGCTGCTGTGGCGCTTCCTGCCGCCCCTGCACACCCCGGTCGGGCTGTCATACCCGGAGCTGCTGCGCTCGACGATCGCGCTGTTCCGCCACGAACCCGTGTTGCGGTGGCGGGCCGGTATCGCCGCCCTGTCGCTCGCGTCGTTCAACGTGCTGTGGACGGCGGTGAGCGTCCTGGGCGGCTTGCTGGCCTGCGGGACCTTCGTCCTGTGGGTGCTGGAACGCCGCGGGACCCGAGGGAGCTGA
- a CDS encoding NmrA/HSCARG family protein: MSNKKTVLVTGATGGQGGAVARRLLDNGWAVRALTRDLDTQRAKDLKALDVELVTGDLDDPESLRAAAQGVHGVFSVQPADLADPHPEVEVRQGKNVADAAEAAGVAHLVYSSVGAAWRESGVAHFETKAEIEAHLDAIGVPTTVLRPVFFMENWRYMVPEVENGERVGSIALDADTSLQMIALVDIGRIAADAFDKPAEFIGKKIEIAGDELTVRQIAEMFTKVDGIPTRFERKPIEELRAEAEEVASMFDWFDKQGYQIDIAALRERYPELLTLEAWLNKNR; the protein is encoded by the coding sequence GTGTCGAACAAGAAGACCGTCCTGGTCACGGGCGCGACCGGCGGCCAGGGCGGCGCCGTCGCCCGCAGGCTGCTCGACAACGGCTGGGCGGTGCGCGCCCTCACCCGTGACCTGGACACGCAGAGGGCCAAGGACCTCAAGGCACTCGACGTGGAACTGGTCACCGGCGACCTCGACGACCCCGAGTCGCTGCGCGCGGCAGCGCAGGGCGTGCACGGCGTCTTCAGCGTGCAGCCCGCCGACCTGGCCGACCCGCACCCCGAAGTCGAGGTGCGGCAGGGCAAGAACGTCGCCGACGCGGCCGAGGCCGCAGGCGTCGCGCACCTGGTCTACAGCTCCGTCGGCGCCGCCTGGCGCGAGTCCGGCGTCGCGCACTTCGAGACCAAGGCGGAGATCGAGGCGCACCTCGATGCCATCGGCGTGCCCACGACGGTTCTGCGGCCGGTGTTCTTCATGGAGAACTGGCGGTACATGGTGCCGGAGGTGGAGAACGGCGAGCGGGTCGGTTCGATCGCGCTGGACGCGGACACCTCGCTGCAGATGATCGCACTGGTCGACATCGGCCGGATCGCCGCGGACGCGTTCGACAAGCCGGCCGAGTTCATCGGCAAGAAGATCGAGATCGCCGGCGACGAGCTGACCGTGCGGCAGATCGCCGAGATGTTCACCAAGGTCGACGGCATCCCGACCCGCTTCGAGCGGAAGCCGATCGAGGAGCTGCGGGCCGAGGCCGAGGAGGTGGCGAGCATGTTCGACTGGTTCGACAAGCAGGGGTACCAGATCGACATCGCCGCGCTCCGCGAGCGGTACCCGGAGCTGCTGACCCTTGAGGCGTGGCTGAACAAGAACCGGTAG
- a CDS encoding aminotransferase class I/II-fold pyridoxal phosphate-dependent enzyme — MSSSAFQGPPALTLDELTAQRDDALRDYEALVRRGLSLDLTRGKPSARQLDLASRMLTLPSGHTAADGTDCRNYGGLHGLAELREIFSGSLQVPVAQLIAADNSSLSLMHDSIVHALLSRLPGGERRWADEPRIAFLCPVPGYDRHFALCERFGIELIPVPMTDEGPDMDVVERLALEDPQVKGIWCVPKYSNPTGVSYSDETVRRLAAMPVAAPDFRIFWDNAYAVHHLTDTPVEIADLLALCEENGNPDRAFVFGSTSKITFAGGGVAFFGSSADNVAWMLGHTAKRTIGPDKINHLRHVEFLRDENGLAEHMRRHRELIRPKFDAVETILTKELSGTGLASWSNPEGGYFISLDVLEGCAREVVRRAAGAGIALTPAGATHPYGKDPRDSTIRIAPTYPELDEVELAIAGLTVCVRLVATEKLLEQAR, encoded by the coding sequence GTGTCATCTTCGGCCTTTCAGGGCCCTCCGGCCTTGACCCTCGACGAACTGACCGCACAGCGAGACGATGCCCTGCGTGACTACGAGGCACTCGTCCGGCGCGGTCTCTCCCTTGATCTCACCCGGGGTAAGCCGTCGGCGCGCCAGCTCGATCTCGCCTCCCGCATGCTGACCCTTCCCAGTGGCCACACCGCCGCGGACGGTACCGACTGCCGCAACTACGGGGGTCTCCACGGGCTCGCCGAGCTCCGTGAGATCTTCAGCGGCTCGCTCCAGGTTCCCGTCGCCCAGCTGATCGCCGCCGACAACTCCAGCCTCTCGCTCATGCACGACTCCATCGTCCACGCGCTGCTCAGCAGGCTTCCGGGGGGCGAGCGCCGCTGGGCGGACGAGCCGCGGATCGCCTTCCTCTGCCCGGTCCCCGGCTACGACCGTCACTTCGCCCTGTGCGAGCGGTTCGGCATCGAGCTGATCCCGGTGCCGATGACCGACGAGGGTCCCGACATGGACGTCGTGGAGCGTCTCGCGCTTGAGGACCCCCAGGTCAAGGGGATCTGGTGCGTGCCCAAGTACAGCAACCCCACCGGGGTCTCCTACAGCGACGAGACCGTGCGGCGCCTGGCGGCCATGCCGGTCGCCGCCCCGGATTTCCGGATCTTCTGGGACAACGCCTACGCCGTACACCACCTCACGGACACGCCGGTGGAGATCGCCGATCTCCTGGCGCTGTGCGAGGAGAACGGCAATCCCGACCGCGCCTTCGTCTTCGGCTCCACCTCGAAGATCACTTTTGCCGGTGGGGGCGTCGCCTTCTTCGGCTCGTCCGCCGACAACGTGGCCTGGATGCTCGGGCACACCGCCAAGCGGACCATCGGCCCGGACAAGATCAACCATCTCCGTCACGTGGAGTTCCTCCGCGACGAGAACGGCCTGGCCGAGCACATGCGCCGCCACCGCGAGCTGATCCGGCCGAAGTTCGACGCCGTGGAGACGATCCTCACCAAGGAACTGAGCGGCACCGGACTGGCGTCCTGGTCCAACCCCGAGGGCGGCTACTTCATCAGCCTCGACGTGCTGGAGGGGTGCGCGCGCGAGGTGGTGCGCCGGGCGGCCGGGGCGGGCATCGCCCTGACCCCCGCGGGTGCCACCCACCCGTACGGGAAGGACCCCCGCGACAGCACCATCCGCATCGCCCCCACCTATCCCGAGCTGGACGAGGTCGAGCTCGCCATCGCCGGCCTGACCGTCTGCGTGCGTCTCGTCGCGACCGAGAAGCTGCTGGAGCAGGCCCGCTAG
- a CDS encoding DUF4429 domain-containing protein — translation MAEVVVRDGTWTFDGEILRIVPGHDRSVKKLRQLLGEMAVPLEAVAGIAYEPGKKGGRLRLRLREGADPFTQATRGRIADTADPYQLTIDADRTGAAEYLVDEVRNALVIEQVPEGPSDRYLLPGPALPLTVPGGDGTATFDGEWIRIEWNWMAEEVKKSAGPQRFALKDLIGLEWIPNAGLENGLLRFHLRGSEHKLAPKHNPHCLVLWGMDKETRTTALFATAVLVRLPHPSAAPDSRLSLEAAPPSAPAEDDGPDALLRRLRELGDLHKDGVLTDEEFTLAKQSLLRRL, via the coding sequence ATGGCTGAGGTCGTGGTTCGCGACGGTACCTGGACATTCGACGGTGAAATCCTGCGGATCGTGCCCGGCCACGACCGGAGCGTGAAGAAGCTGCGGCAGTTGCTGGGCGAGATGGCGGTGCCGCTGGAGGCGGTGGCCGGCATCGCCTACGAACCGGGCAAGAAGGGCGGACGGCTGCGCCTGCGCCTGCGGGAGGGCGCCGACCCGTTCACCCAGGCCACGCGCGGGCGGATCGCCGACACCGCCGACCCCTACCAGCTCACCATCGACGCCGACCGTACGGGCGCCGCCGAATACCTCGTCGACGAGGTGCGCAACGCCCTGGTGATCGAGCAGGTGCCGGAGGGCCCCTCCGACCGCTACCTGCTGCCGGGCCCGGCGCTCCCGCTGACGGTGCCCGGGGGCGACGGCACCGCGACGTTCGACGGCGAGTGGATCCGCATCGAGTGGAACTGGATGGCGGAGGAGGTCAAGAAGTCGGCCGGTCCCCAGCGGTTCGCGCTGAAGGATCTGATCGGCCTGGAATGGATCCCGAACGCCGGCCTGGAGAACGGCCTCCTCCGGTTCCACCTCAGAGGCTCCGAACACAAGCTGGCCCCCAAGCACAACCCGCACTGCCTGGTCCTGTGGGGGATGGACAAGGAGACCCGAACGACCGCGTTGTTCGCCACCGCCGTCCTGGTCCGGCTGCCGCATCCCTCCGCCGCCCCGGACTCCCGCCTCTCCCTGGAGGCGGCCCCACCATCGGCTCCCGCCGAAGACGACGGCCCGGACGCGCTCCTGCGCCGCCTGCGCGAGCTCGGCGACCTGCACAAGGACGGCGTCCTGACCGACGAGGAGTTCACCCTCGCCAAACAGTCCCTGCTCCGGCGTCTCTGA
- a CDS encoding HNH endonuclease family protein, translated as MGTRDVFIVALGAAVLFSLASQGDTGSPRSQGAARARAVPLDNPDGVRPGLAPVGSAGDKGTAVRMIKRLRVGTMGTKAGYSRSRFGENWADTAKGVPYARNGCGTRNDLLARDGENVRYRRGSDCVVVSMKLRDPYTGRVIRWSKERSDEIQVDHVVPLSYEWRMGASRWPMSKRVRIANDPLNLLPVYGDANEAKGGSGPASWLPPVRRVRCAYVVRFAQVALKYNLPVTRADKAVMLTQCR; from the coding sequence GTGGGCACGCGGGACGTGTTCATCGTGGCGTTGGGCGCCGCGGTGCTTTTCTCACTGGCGTCCCAGGGGGACACCGGCTCGCCGAGGTCTCAGGGCGCCGCCCGAGCGCGGGCCGTGCCGCTCGACAATCCGGACGGTGTCCGGCCGGGGCTGGCCCCGGTCGGATCCGCGGGTGACAAGGGCACGGCGGTAAGGATGATCAAGAGGTTGCGGGTCGGGACCATGGGGACGAAGGCGGGCTACAGCCGGTCCAGGTTCGGTGAGAACTGGGCGGACACGGCGAAGGGCGTGCCGTACGCGCGCAACGGCTGCGGCACCCGGAACGACCTGCTCGCCCGCGACGGCGAGAACGTGCGGTACCGCCGGGGGTCGGACTGCGTGGTCGTCTCGATGAAGCTGCGCGACCCCTACACCGGCAGGGTGATCCGGTGGAGCAAGGAGCGTTCCGACGAGATCCAGGTCGACCACGTGGTCCCGCTGTCCTACGAATGGCGGATGGGCGCCTCCCGCTGGCCGATGTCCAAGCGGGTGCGCATCGCCAACGACCCGCTCAACCTGCTGCCGGTGTACGGCGACGCCAACGAGGCCAAGGGCGGCTCCGGTCCCGCCTCGTGGCTCCCGCCGGTGCGCCGGGTCCGCTGCGCCTACGTCGTCCGTTTCGCCCAGGTCGCCCTGAAGTACAACCTGCCGGTCACCCGGGCCGACAAGGCCGTCATGCTCACCCAGTGCCGCTGA
- a CDS encoding response regulator, translating to MTRILVVDDEPQLLRALRINLAARHYEVAVAPDGGSALRQAADWHPDLVVLDLGLPDMEGVDVIHGLRGWTAIPIIVLSGRAGSQDKVDALDAGADDYVTKPFGIDELLARIRAVSRRSAVHESELARISIGDHVVDLVGKTVSGGVRLTPTEWRLLEILVRNPGKLITQRQLLNDVWGSSYRTETNYLRQYLAQLRRKLEPDPGRPVHLLTEPGMGYRFQP from the coding sequence ATGACGCGAATCCTCGTCGTCGACGACGAGCCGCAGCTCCTCCGGGCGCTGAGGATCAACCTGGCCGCGCGCCATTACGAGGTGGCGGTCGCCCCGGACGGGGGATCGGCGCTCCGTCAGGCCGCCGACTGGCATCCCGACCTGGTCGTCCTCGACCTCGGGCTGCCGGACATGGAGGGCGTGGACGTCATCCACGGCCTGCGCGGCTGGACGGCCATCCCGATCATCGTCTTGTCCGGCAGAGCGGGCAGTCAGGACAAGGTGGACGCCCTGGACGCGGGGGCGGACGACTACGTGACCAAGCCGTTCGGCATCGACGAGCTGCTCGCCCGCATCCGCGCCGTGTCCCGCCGGTCCGCCGTACACGAGTCCGAGCTCGCCCGGATCTCCATCGGAGACCACGTGGTCGACCTGGTCGGTAAGACGGTCTCCGGCGGGGTACGGCTCACGCCGACGGAGTGGCGCCTGCTGGAGATCCTGGTCCGCAACCCCGGAAAGCTGATCACCCAGCGTCAGTTGCTGAACGATGTCTGGGGAAGCTCCTATCGCACGGAGACCAACTACCTCCGCCAGTATCTGGCCCAGCTCCGCCGCAAGCTCGAACCCGACCCCGGCCGTCCGGTCCACCTCCTGACCGAACCGGGAATGGGATACCGCTTCCAGCCCTGA